Proteins encoded in a region of the Atopobium sp. oral taxon 416 genome:
- a CDS encoding LemA family protein: MATVMIIIVIIAAIIIWFIALRNGIIEKNNQCDNALQTIDAQLQRRFDLIPNLVETVKGYAKHESQTLEAVTAARAEATSAIDTSGRLAADSHLTHALRQLFAVSERYPNLKADKNFQQLQTELRNTEDRISYARQSFNDCVLNYNNAIQTFPGNIVAGSTFKKREGFAVEDGEARQAPKVQF; the protein is encoded by the coding sequence ATGGCCACTGTTATGATCATCATTGTTATCATCGCTGCGATCATTATTTGGTTCATCGCACTGAGAAATGGCATAATCGAGAAAAACAATCAGTGTGACAATGCTCTGCAGACCATCGATGCGCAGCTTCAGCGCCGGTTTGACCTCATTCCTAACCTTGTGGAGACCGTCAAAGGCTACGCCAAACACGAGAGCCAAACGCTCGAAGCAGTCACCGCAGCTCGCGCAGAGGCAACGTCGGCAATCGACACGTCAGGACGGCTGGCAGCAGACTCCCATCTGACCCATGCGCTGCGTCAGCTCTTTGCGGTGTCAGAGCGTTACCCCAACCTCAAGGCGGACAAGAACTTCCAACAGCTTCAGACAGAGCTGCGCAATACTGAAGACCGCATCTCCTATGCCCGCCAGAGCTTCAATGACTGCGTCCTCAACTACAACAACGCGATCCAAACGTTCCCGGGCAATATTGTTGCAGGCTCCACCTTTAAGAAGCGTGAGGGCTTCGCCGTAGAGGACGGTGAGGCGCGCCAGGCACCAAAAGTGCAGTTCTAA